A region of Elusimicrobiota bacterium DNA encodes the following proteins:
- a CDS encoding GNAT family N-acetyltransferase, whose product MKTKYLVGRRVTLGLISLRADLSHYADWVNDRETTQFMAVGRFPVTLGELRAYVRQYAVDKTGLLLGIFLNKSKRHIGNITLNDIQWKDRRAEVGVLIGEKPFRGKGYGREAIELIVEHAFGWLNLHKLSCGMVEGNEASRRAFMRIGFKEEGFLRRHVFVDGSYLGCYRLGLLREEYAKTLQPKLKRRE is encoded by the coding sequence ATGAAAACGAAATACCTGGTTGGCCGGCGCGTTACGCTCGGGCTGATTTCGCTCCGGGCCGATTTGTCCCACTACGCGGATTGGGTCAATGACCGCGAAACGACCCAATTTATGGCGGTCGGGCGGTTCCCCGTGACGCTCGGCGAATTGCGGGCCTACGTCCGCCAGTATGCCGTCGACAAAACTGGCCTCTTGCTGGGTATTTTTCTAAATAAATCAAAACGACACATTGGAAATATCACGTTGAACGACATACAATGGAAGGATCGGCGCGCGGAGGTCGGCGTTCTCATCGGGGAGAAGCCGTTCCGCGGCAAAGGTTACGGCCGGGAGGCCATCGAGCTCATTGTCGAGCATGCGTTCGGGTGGCTTAATTTACACAAGTTGTCTTGCGGGATGGTCGAGGGCAATGAGGCCTCTCGCCGGGCATTTATGCGGATCGGTTTTAAGGAGGAAGGGTTTTTGCGCCGTCATGTTTTTGTGGACGGTTCCTACCTGGGTTGTTACCGCCTGGGTTTATTGCGGGAAGAGTATGCAAAAACATTGCAACCAAAATTGAAACGAAGGGAATAA